A single Deltaproteobacteria bacterium DNA region contains:
- a CDS encoding cyclic nucleotide-binding domain-containing protein produces MTNSGAGAGSRPEIMVLERGQTVFSQDQKADRAYVLFDGTIGLWRKEWRMVELGPGEVLGLDGLFSRAGRYPCTARTETPCRLAAYAMSQLEDTVLGNPRVVAKFLSSLSGQLENCWQRLEFLQNDENEDPPFAGEIKEYTAGEVVIEENEKTTDIYRIVSTEQGLLVTKQGKHLAILAETGEIFGEMAAISNEPRSASIHSIGRSVLEVYTARQLQDVLLDYPKLSRRLIETLVKRLAETTRALTAKD; encoded by the coding sequence ATGACCAATTCGGGGGCCGGGGCCGGATCAAGGCCCGAGATCATGGTTCTGGAACGGGGGCAAACCGTTTTCAGCCAGGACCAGAAGGCCGACAGAGCCTATGTGCTTTTTGACGGGACCATAGGGCTGTGGCGCAAGGAATGGCGCATGGTCGAGTTGGGTCCTGGGGAGGTTCTCGGGCTGGACGGGCTGTTCAGCCGGGCGGGGAGATATCCCTGCACAGCCCGGACCGAGACGCCCTGCCGTTTGGCCGCCTACGCCATGAGCCAGCTCGAGGATACGGTGCTGGGCAACCCGAGGGTGGTGGCCAAGTTCCTGTCCAGTCTTTCAGGGCAGTTGGAGAACTGCTGGCAGCGGCTTGAGTTCCTCCAGAACGACGAGAACGAAGACCCGCCCTTTGCCGGTGAGATCAAGGAGTACACGGCAGGGGAAGTGGTCATCGAGGAGAACGAGAAGACCACTGACATCTACCGGATCGTCTCCACCGAACAGGGGCTTCTGGTCACCAAGCAGGGCAAACATTTGGCTATCCTGGCCGAAACAGGCGAGATTTTCGGGGAGATGGCGGCCATTTCCAACGAACCCCGTTCGGCCAGCATCCACTCCATCGGGCGGTCCGTCCTTGAGGTCTACACGGCCCGGCAGCTTCAGGACGTCCTCCTGGACTATCCCAAGCTTTCCCGTCGACTGATCGAGACC